In Channa argus isolate prfri chromosome 23, Channa argus male v1.0, whole genome shotgun sequence, the following are encoded in one genomic region:
- the enpp4 gene encoding bis(5'-adenosyl)-triphosphatase enpp4: MLLKIVLGFLCGIRALAADNNTAQEGPLPLLLVSFDGFRADYLQRFPMPNLNLLYSQGVLVEQLTNVFITKTFPNHYSLVTGLYAESHGILASNMYDPVSHKYFHTYNDTDPMWWSQARPLWITAQDSGYKTAAMMWPGSDVTIGNRTATHFLPYDSTMTFQQRLGNITNWMLGNKKEPGVMFAALYWEEPDRTGHIFGPDNTTAMAKALKEVDENIGLLMSELKQNGLWGRVNVLVTSDHGMAQCSAERLIQLDDCLDPENYTLVDLTPVAALIPRKDPELVFERLNKCHKHMTAYLKKAIPDRLHYRNNERIQPIILIADEGWTIVQRGNKLPRLGDHGYDNSLPSMHPFLAAVGPSFRQGYRTSSLQSVDIYPLMCHLLSVPPQPNNGTMNGARCLLADESCWDVPLVVGLVVCVLLVFSFITLVFRLMSHRRSLGPRPFQRLQIDDDDDDDPLLE, encoded by the exons ATGCTGCTTAAAATAGTGCTGGGCTTCCTGTGTGGCATCAGAGCTTTAGCCGCAGACAATAACACAGCTCAGGAAGGCCCTCTACCACTGCTGCTGGTGTCCTTTGATGGTTTCCGAGCAGATTACCTACAGAGGTTCCCCATGCCGAACCTGAATCTTCTGTACAGCCAAGGTGTCCTGGTGGAGCAACTCACCAACGTCTTCATCACTAAAACGTTTCCCAACCACTACAGCCTG GTGACAGGGCTGTATGCAGAGTCTCATGGGATCCTGGCCAGTAACATGTACGACCCCGTCAGCCACAAGTACTTCCACACCTACAATGACACTGACCCGATGTGGTGGAGCCAAGCACGGCCTCTCTGGATCACGGCACAAGACTCCGGCTACAAGACGGCTGCCATGATGTGGCCTGGCTCTGACGTGACCATCGGGAATCGCACAGCTACACACTTCCTTCCTTACGACTCCACTATGACGTTCCAGCAACGACTGGGGAACATTACAAATTGGATGTTGGGAAATAAAAAG GAGCCAGGAGTGATGTTTGCAGCTCTTTACTGGGAGGAGCCGGACCGGACAGGCCACATATTCGGCCCAGACAACACTACAGCCATGGCCAAAGCACTGAAGGAg GTTGATGAGAACATCGGCCTGCTGATGTCAGAGCTGAAGCAGAATGGCCTCTGGGGTCGCGTCAATGTCCTGGTAACCAGTGACCACGGCATGGCTCAGTGCTCAGCAGAGCGCCTTATACAGCTGGATGATTGCCTCGACCCTGAAAATTACACTCTGGTGGACTTAACACCTGTTGCAGCACTCATTCCACGTAAAG ATCCCGAGCTTGTTTTCGAACGATTGAATAAGTGCCACAAACACATGACGGCGTATCTTAAGAAGGCCATCCCTGACAGGCTGCACTACCGGAACAATGAGCGCATCCAGCCAATCATACTGATTGCTGATGAGGGCTGGACCATAGTGCAGCGAGGGAACAAGCTGCCAAGAT TGGGTGATCACGGTTATGACAACTCCCTACCTAGCATGCATCCTTTCCTGGCAGCTGTGGGTCCTAGCTTTCGTCAGGGTTATCGAACCAGCAGTTTGCAGAGTGTAGACATTTACCCTCTCATGTGCCACCTGCTGTCGGTACCGCCGCAGCCCAACAACGGCACAATGAACGGGGCTAGGTGTCTACTGGCTGATGAGTCCTGCTGGGATGTTCCTCTGGTAGTTGGACTGGTGGTGTGCGTCCTGTTGGTATTCTCTTTTATTACTC TGGTTTTCAGGTTGATGAGCCACCGCCGCTCGCTGGGGCCTCGGCCCTTCCAGAGGCTGCAGATTGATGACGATGACGACGACGACCCCCTGTTGGAGTAA
- the clic5a gene encoding chloride intracellular channel protein 5a, which yields MTDTAAEDDKDPDIELFVKAGSDGESIGNCPFSQRIFMILWLKGVVFNVTTVDLKRKPADLHNLAPGTHPPFLTFQGEVLTDVNKIEEYLEDMLVPPKYPKLTARNHESNSAGNDIFAKFSAYVKNPRPDQNRALEKNLNKALAKLDEYLMRPLPNEAQSGRNEESTRKYLDGDELTLADCNLLPKLHVVKVVAKKYRNYDIPSEFRGVWRYLGNAYARDEFTNTCAPDVEIELAYKDVARRLGK from the exons atgACGGATACTGCAGCTGAGGATGACAAGGACCCTGATATTGAGCTATTTGTTAAG GCTGGGAGTGATGGAGAGAGCATTGGAAACTGTCCATTCTCTCAGCGCATTTTTATGATCCTATGGCTGAAAGGAGTTGTCTTTAATGTCACCACTGTTGACCTCAagag GAAACCAGCTGATCTTCACAACCTTGCTCCAGGGACACACCCACCCTTCCTCACCTTCCAGGGCGAGGTGCTCACTGATGTCAACAAAATAGAGGAGTACCTCGAGGACATGCTGGTTCCACCTAA GTATCCCAAACTCACAGCAAGGAACCATGAATCCAACTCAGCGGGAAACGACATATTTGCCAAGTTCTCAGCTTATGTCAAAAACCCAAGACCAGATCAAAATCGGG catTAGAAAAGAATCTAAACAAGGCCCTGGCAAAGCTGGATGAGTATCTGATGCGTCCACTGCCCAATGAGGCTCAGTCAGGACGCAATGAAGAGTCCACTCGCAAGTACCTGGATGGGGATGAATTGACACTGGCTGACTGCAACCTTCTGCCCAAACTTCATGTTGTTAAG GTGGTtgcaaagaaatacagaaactaTGACATCCCATCTGAATTTAGAGGGGTGTGGCGTTACCTTGGCAATGCCTACGCCCGAGATGAGTTCACCAATACATGTGCACCGGATGTGGAAATCGAGCTTGCCTATAAGGACGTAGCCAGGAGGCTGGGAAAATGA